From the genome of Miscanthus floridulus cultivar M001 chromosome 10, ASM1932011v1, whole genome shotgun sequence, one region includes:
- the LOC136490224 gene encoding uncharacterized protein, translating to MSSPWSPMSMEEDEEIQELDAEEQQVGEQPQQGDGQRQESTAEARAQQTGKKRARSAANSSTNPSNSRKSEAKIKVEESAPGVVEESALILGTRVEGPPALGARRESQGRGGRGAAVVAAGRRDLQRDVDVGADFRRFHREKAAASRAMPTLDTRKHGRV from the exons ATGTCCAGTCCGTGGAGCCCTATGAGTATGGAGGAAGACGAAGAGATCCAAGAGCTTGATGCCGAGGAGCAGCAGGTTGGTGAGCAGCCGCAGCAGGGTGATGGGCAGCGGCAGGAGTCGACAGCTGAAGCAAGGGCACAACAAACCGGAAAGAAACGTGCAAGATCAGCGGCCAATTCATCTACTAATCCCTCAAATTCTCGTAAATCTGAG GCAAAGATAAAGGTTGAGGAAAGTGCACCAGGAGTGGTTGAGGAAAGTGCATTAATACT GGGCACGCGCGTAGAGGGGCCACCCGCGTTGGGGGCGCGCCGTGAGAGCCAAGGCCGGGGCGGCCGAGGCGCGGCTGTCGTCGCCGCCGGACGCCGTGACCTACAGCGGGACGTGGACGTCGGCGCCGACTTCAGGAGGTTTCACCGGGAGAAGGCGGCAGCGTCCAGGGCTATGCCGACGCTGGACACACGGAAACACGGCCGAGTCTAG